One segment of Paenibacillus sp. FSL R7-0337 DNA contains the following:
- the ptsP gene encoding phosphoenolpyruvate--protein phosphotransferase, producing the protein MNKISGIAASAGIAVARAFILEHPDYTITKTAVTDVDAELAKLNDALDKSRGELQTIKERTLAELGEKKAEIFESHLLILDDPELITPVMDKIREESVNADYALNEVATQFVEMFQNMKSAYLQERAADMRDVTKRVLNHLLGIHYVSPAEISEEVIVIALDLTPSDTAQLNRNFVKGFTTNIGGRTSHSAIMARSLEIPAVVGTKNVMSLVKAGDLVIVDGLSGDVLMNPSEAEVAEYTAKQEAYDIQIAEWKKLRDEPTVSADGKHVELAANIGTPNDVTGVIENGGEGVGLYRTEFLYMGRDKLPSEEIQYNAYKTVLENMQGKPVVVRTLDIGGDKELPYLELPKEMNPFLGYRAIRLCLDRQDIFRTQLRALLRASVHGDLRIMFPMIATLGEFRAARDLLLDEKAKLREEGKEVSGSIQLGIMVEIPSTAVLADQFAKEVDFFSIGTNDLIQYTMAADRMNEQVSYLYQPYNPAILRLVKIVIDAAHAEGKWTGMCGEMAGDATAIPLLLGLGLDEFSMSATSILPARSQISKLSAADMKEMAAQALQLGTAEEVAALVQSRVN; encoded by the coding sequence ATGAATAAGATTTCAGGAATCGCGGCTTCCGCAGGTATTGCAGTAGCCCGTGCCTTTATCCTGGAACACCCGGACTATACCATTACCAAAACAGCGGTCACTGATGTGGACGCTGAGCTTGCGAAGCTGAATGATGCCCTGGATAAATCCAGAGGCGAACTTCAGACCATCAAAGAGCGCACCTTGGCTGAGCTTGGCGAGAAGAAGGCAGAGATTTTTGAATCGCATCTGCTGATCCTTGATGACCCTGAGCTCATTACCCCTGTAATGGACAAAATCCGTGAGGAATCGGTAAATGCGGACTACGCACTGAATGAAGTAGCTACTCAATTCGTGGAAATGTTCCAGAACATGAAGAGCGCTTACCTGCAGGAACGTGCAGCAGATATGCGTGACGTAACCAAGCGTGTACTGAACCATCTGCTTGGTATTCACTATGTGAGCCCGGCTGAGATCAGTGAAGAGGTTATCGTTATTGCACTGGATCTGACCCCATCAGATACAGCACAGCTTAACCGCAATTTCGTCAAAGGCTTCACCACCAATATCGGCGGACGGACTTCGCATTCGGCCATTATGGCCCGTTCCTTGGAAATTCCGGCGGTTGTAGGCACGAAGAACGTGATGTCCCTGGTCAAAGCAGGCGACCTGGTCATCGTGGATGGTCTGAGCGGCGATGTGCTGATGAACCCTTCGGAAGCTGAGGTTGCCGAGTATACTGCGAAGCAGGAAGCTTACGATATTCAGATTGCTGAATGGAAAAAGCTCCGCGACGAGCCAACGGTATCTGCCGACGGCAAGCATGTAGAGCTGGCAGCCAACATCGGGACTCCGAATGATGTGACTGGCGTTATTGAGAACGGCGGCGAAGGTGTAGGTCTGTACCGCACCGAGTTCCTCTATATGGGCCGCGATAAGCTGCCTTCCGAAGAAATCCAGTATAACGCCTACAAGACCGTGCTTGAGAATATGCAAGGCAAGCCGGTAGTAGTACGTACGCTGGATATCGGCGGAGATAAGGAGCTGCCTTATCTGGAGCTCCCGAAGGAAATGAACCCGTTCCTCGGCTATCGTGCGATTCGTCTCTGTCTGGACCGTCAGGATATCTTCCGCACCCAGCTGCGTGCCTTGCTCAGAGCAAGCGTCCACGGCGACCTGCGCATTATGTTCCCGATGATTGCAACCCTTGGTGAATTCCGTGCAGCCCGTGATCTGTTGCTGGATGAGAAGGCTAAGCTGCGTGAAGAAGGCAAAGAAGTATCGGGCAGCATCCAGCTGGGCATCATGGTAGAGATTCCTTCAACGGCTGTACTGGCGGATCAGTTCGCCAAGGAAGTGGATTTCTTCAGTATCGGAACCAACGACCTTATCCAATATACAATGGCTGCGGACCGTATGAATGAACAGGTATCCTACCTGTATCAGCCATACAACCCGGCAATTCTGCGACTGGTCAAAATCGTCATCGATGCTGCACACGCCGAAGGCAAATGGACCGGTATGTGTGGAGAAATGGCGGGGGATGCCACGGCTATTCCTCTGCTGCTTGGTCTTGGCCTCGATGAATTCAGCATGAGCGCTACCTCTATTCTGCCAGCACGCAGTCAGATCTCCAAGCTGTCTGCGGCCGACATGAAGGAAATGGCTGCCCAGGCCCTGCAACTCGGCACGGCCGAGGAAGTAGCCGCACTGGTGCAATCCCGCGTGAATTAA
- a CDS encoding MFS transporter encodes MQRFSASQIYLFHVFMLSLAASTIFTTYSIYYVVDLKLNPLQLVLIGTVLEITVLVFEGITGVVADTYSRRLSVIIAMFVVGSAFVLEGSIVWIMQPASLLPAFGWLLISQMLYGIGWTFLSGADTAWIVDELGEEQTGRLFMRSKIFGLSASLLGIAVSVGLSHVASNLPFLAGGVIYFVLGFLLIRYMKETGFIRRKREPQSSAIRELGKTWVSGASILRHHPLLLLLTVVTLFSGAASEGYDRLWQVFLMNEVGFPEIGVSMAAGFGLISAATTLLGVLAVYIAGRIIDLQKERQVAAALFLLTSVRAGCIIMVALAPNFYWAIGAVLLLGVVASVSDPIYTTWLNTKLPSRNRATLLSMISQSDALGQSAGGPVVGYIGSRISIRASLLSAGFLLVPVIALYGRVLRKRP; translated from the coding sequence GTGCAGAGATTCAGTGCTTCACAGATTTATTTGTTCCATGTGTTTATGTTGTCGCTTGCGGCCAGTACGATATTTACAACCTACAGTATTTATTATGTAGTCGACCTTAAGCTGAATCCGCTTCAGCTTGTGCTGATTGGAACGGTGCTGGAGATAACGGTGCTTGTGTTCGAGGGAATAACAGGGGTGGTCGCCGATACCTACAGCCGCAGGCTGTCAGTCATAATTGCTATGTTCGTTGTGGGGAGTGCTTTTGTCCTTGAAGGAAGCATTGTCTGGATCATGCAACCGGCTTCCCTGTTGCCTGCCTTCGGCTGGCTGCTGATCTCCCAGATGCTGTACGGGATCGGCTGGACCTTCCTGAGCGGAGCGGATACCGCATGGATTGTGGACGAGCTTGGAGAAGAGCAGACGGGAAGACTCTTCATGCGCTCCAAAATATTCGGCTTAAGCGCTTCCCTGCTGGGCATCGCGGTCAGCGTAGGATTATCCCATGTTGCGTCTAATCTCCCTTTTCTGGCGGGTGGAGTCATCTATTTCGTCCTGGGGTTCCTATTGATCCGGTACATGAAGGAGACGGGGTTCATACGCCGGAAGCGTGAGCCGCAATCCTCTGCTATCCGTGAGCTGGGCAAGACCTGGGTCAGCGGCGCCTCTATCCTGAGGCATCATCCGCTGCTCCTGCTGCTGACAGTTGTAACTTTATTTAGCGGTGCTGCGTCTGAAGGATATGACCGTCTGTGGCAAGTCTTTCTTATGAATGAAGTCGGGTTTCCAGAGATAGGAGTCTCGATGGCGGCTGGCTTCGGGCTGATCAGTGCGGCGACGACTCTGCTGGGTGTGCTGGCTGTCTATATAGCCGGGAGAATCATTGATTTGCAAAAGGAACGTCAAGTAGCGGCCGCTTTGTTCCTTCTGACATCCGTACGTGCCGGCTGCATTATCATGGTGGCACTTGCGCCTAATTTCTACTGGGCGATCGGGGCGGTACTGCTCCTGGGGGTGGTCGCTTCGGTCAGTGATCCGATCTATACCACCTGGCTGAACACGAAGCTGCCATCCCGGAACCGGGCTACACTCTTGTCGATGATCAGCCAGTCCGATGCTCTGGGCCAGAGCGCAGGCGGTCCGGTTGTGGGTTATATCGGCAGCCGGATCTCTATCAGAGCTTCGCTGCTGTCGGCGGGCTTCCTGCTGGTACCTGTAATCGCGTTATACGGCAGGGTGCTGCGGAAGCGGCCCTGA
- the pulA gene encoding type I pullulanase, producing MSSNYIQAEQEIDTYQGNDLGLIYTAECCVFKVWAPTAFTVSLVLYATGGNGLTPQTTDYKDSGKILSMERTEGGVWTIQVPGNLKGKYYMYRAVFADGSINEAADPYATAVSANGTRTAIVDLSETHPDGWENDASPVLPHPADAVIYELHVRDFSSDPSSGLTYKGKFKAFTETGLRDEAGHLLGIDHLAELGITHVHLLPVFDYQTVDELGKAGEEPASSIFTDYNWGYDPQHYNVPEGSYSTDPANPLTRIREFKEMVQALHSRGISVIMDVVYNHTYGFQKGPFQPLVPDYYYRHDQSGRLSNGSGVGNELATERPMVRKYIKDSLSYWAKEYHIDGFRFDLMGLMDSVTMREITEELRLEINPGLLLYGEPWTGGDSPLAAKTLKGVQRGKGYAVFNDNFRAAIKGDSDGWGKGFVTGEYGKEGAIASGVSGAIHEFTDAPTETVNYVTAHDNLNLWDKILATRGLRGEAGLPELEGGKLRGGGDLKAALEQANPYVGVDPENVLDHETVRRSLLANGIILTSQGIPFLHAGDELLRSKYGDHNSYRSPDCINAIRWENKSKFIAVFQYYKGLIELRRTHPAFRLHGRQEIERSLEFLRCDGGVVAYRLKDHAGGDTWNNIVVIYNANMEPVTQCLPETSGCWNIIVDHTHAGLEAFRQTENGSVEVAGLSMMVLYDKYGEPEPRSKIVEVHYDRPDGDYRGWNLWVWGTGIQDGQQDFQHMEEGHAVARIEVLPGTSTIGYILRLNDWEEKDGTADRFIDCSGSGEQVIKVTVRERSPEHRTGLADPLHQTS from the coding sequence ATGAGCAGCAATTATATACAAGCAGAACAAGAAATCGATACCTATCAAGGCAATGACCTCGGGTTAATCTACACAGCGGAATGTTGTGTATTCAAAGTCTGGGCGCCAACAGCCTTCACAGTGTCGCTCGTATTATATGCAACAGGCGGAAACGGGCTGACCCCGCAGACCACAGATTACAAGGACAGCGGCAAAATTCTTAGTATGGAGCGCACTGAGGGCGGGGTATGGACGATCCAGGTTCCCGGTAATCTCAAGGGGAAATATTATATGTACCGCGCCGTATTTGCGGACGGGTCGATTAATGAAGCGGCCGATCCTTACGCTACGGCTGTGTCGGCCAATGGAACTCGGACGGCCATCGTGGATTTGTCCGAGACACACCCGGATGGCTGGGAGAACGATGCTTCTCCGGTGCTGCCGCATCCGGCAGATGCTGTAATCTATGAGCTGCATGTGCGCGATTTCTCGTCAGACCCTAGCTCTGGTCTGACGTATAAGGGGAAGTTCAAGGCCTTCACCGAGACTGGCCTGCGTGATGAGGCAGGTCATCTGCTGGGCATTGATCATCTGGCTGAGCTGGGCATCACGCATGTTCATCTGCTGCCGGTGTTCGATTACCAGACGGTGGATGAGCTGGGCAAGGCAGGGGAAGAACCGGCATCCTCCATCTTCACAGACTACAACTGGGGCTATGATCCCCAGCACTATAATGTGCCGGAAGGCTCTTACAGCACAGACCCGGCTAACCCGCTAACCCGTATCCGGGAATTCAAGGAGATGGTCCAGGCGCTGCACAGCCGCGGCATCTCGGTGATTATGGATGTGGTCTACAATCATACCTATGGCTTCCAGAAGGGTCCCTTCCAGCCGCTGGTGCCGGACTATTACTACCGTCATGATCAGAGCGGCCGGCTCTCTAACGGCTCGGGCGTCGGCAATGAGCTGGCTACAGAGCGGCCGATGGTCCGCAAGTATATCAAGGATTCCCTGTCCTACTGGGCTAAGGAGTACCATATTGACGGGTTCCGCTTCGATCTGATGGGGCTGATGGACAGCGTGACCATGCGCGAGATTACCGAGGAGCTGCGGCTGGAGATTAATCCGGGGCTGCTGCTCTACGGTGAGCCGTGGACAGGCGGCGACTCGCCGCTTGCTGCCAAGACGCTGAAGGGCGTGCAGCGCGGCAAAGGCTACGCCGTCTTCAACGACAACTTTCGCGCAGCCATCAAGGGAGACAGCGACGGCTGGGGCAAAGGCTTCGTGACCGGGGAATACGGCAAAGAAGGCGCGATCGCGTCCGGGGTGAGCGGGGCGATTCATGAATTCACCGATGCGCCTACAGAGACTGTGAACTATGTAACCGCACATGATAATCTCAACCTGTGGGACAAAATTCTGGCTACCCGGGGACTTCGCGGGGAAGCCGGACTGCCGGAGCTTGAGGGCGGCAAGTTGCGGGGCGGCGGGGATCTGAAGGCCGCATTAGAGCAGGCGAATCCGTATGTGGGAGTAGATCCCGAGAATGTGCTGGACCATGAGACGGTACGCCGTTCATTGCTGGCTAACGGAATCATTCTGACCTCGCAGGGAATTCCGTTCCTCCATGCCGGGGATGAGCTGCTGCGCAGCAAATACGGAGATCATAACAGCTATCGCAGCCCGGACTGTATCAATGCGATCCGCTGGGAGAACAAAAGCAAATTCATTGCAGTATTTCAATATTACAAAGGTCTGATTGAACTGCGCCGGACACATCCGGCCTTCCGCCTGCACGGGCGCCAGGAGATTGAGCGCAGTCTGGAGTTCCTGCGCTGTGACGGCGGAGTCGTTGCCTATAGACTGAAGGATCACGCCGGCGGAGATACATGGAATAATATCGTGGTGATCTATAATGCCAATATGGAGCCGGTCACCCAGTGCCTCCCGGAGACCTCCGGCTGCTGGAACATCATAGTCGATCATACCCATGCCGGACTGGAAGCCTTCCGGCAGACGGAGAACGGCAGTGTAGAGGTCGCCGGACTGTCGATGATGGTACTCTATGATAAATACGGGGAGCCTGAGCCGAGATCGAAGATTGTAGAAGTTCATTATGACCGCCCGGACGGCGATTACCGGGGCTGGAATCTTTGGGTGTGGGGTACAGGCATTCAGGATGGACAACAGGACTTCCAGCACATGGAGGAAGGTCACGCCGTAGCACGGATTGAAGTGCTGCCGGGGACATCCACAATAGGCTACATCCTCCGGCTGAACGATTGGGAGGAGAAGGACGGCACCGCTGACCGCTTCATCGACTGCTCAGGCAGCGGGGAGCAGGTTATCAAAGTGACCGTTCGGGAGCGTAGTCCAGAACATAGGACAGGGCTGGCTGATCCGTTGCACCAGACCAGCTAG
- a CDS encoding diguanylate cyclase, translated as MAVFSENTSTRRLILLFTSITVLLVGISVASLLILNHTMNKLSDSLYSDVYQNSELILNADRDLYQAALALQTTVGGALTSAQRSTLSQEFEDNNAQALQRVNTARYNLDAVKSPFNGMKQSELLLDELRNELDHFGTTLTAWRDNGRELISQRVQSGWNPASYSALTIHTELNEVRESLNLAEDKIDSYASQVMTEFNNLKSSLFAVYSVFLFLLVLVIFYLSRRLISLQNEMQDEKSLYQLIGETMSDFIVLTDPNGLILYASPSHATALGYVPSKGAPLSNYIREAEISWAKLKSVVQSSPRISELRMRSAEGHWVWLETKVTPIAGSRNFPAQFMLVSREITQRKQYEERLHKLAFYDHLTAIPNRAHFKMYMENLINQPEERRQEIAVALLDCDRFKQLNDTLGHLAGDEFLQLLSRELQQTVKGSGQAFRIGGDEFAVVLHRFTSPQMLDELLNRLLQLFNKSWSINQGSSFHTSASIGVALYPQHGSSINELLRAADLAMYRSKNHGGNEANLYSEHVDKKYSDQRN; from the coding sequence GTGGCAGTTTTTTCGGAAAACACAAGTACACGCAGACTGATTCTATTATTCACGTCCATCACCGTTCTTCTGGTTGGGATCAGTGTGGCCTCCCTGCTGATTCTGAATCATACGATGAACAAATTATCCGATTCCTTATACAGTGACGTCTACCAGAATTCCGAGCTCATTCTGAATGCCGACCGCGATCTGTATCAGGCAGCCCTTGCGCTTCAGACCACAGTCGGCGGGGCGCTGACCAGCGCGCAGCGCAGTACGCTGTCGCAGGAATTCGAGGACAATAATGCCCAGGCGCTGCAGCGGGTCAATACCGCCCGCTACAATCTGGATGCCGTGAAGAGCCCGTTCAATGGAATGAAGCAGAGCGAGCTGCTGCTGGACGAGCTGAGGAATGAGCTGGATCACTTCGGAACCACGCTCACCGCGTGGAGGGATAACGGCCGGGAGCTGATCTCGCAGCGGGTCCAGAGCGGCTGGAACCCTGCCTCTTATTCTGCCCTCACCATACATACGGAGCTGAATGAAGTACGGGAAAGCCTGAATCTGGCCGAGGATAAGATTGATAGCTATGCCAGCCAGGTGATGACGGAGTTCAATAATCTCAAAAGCTCTCTGTTCGCCGTCTATTCCGTATTTCTGTTCCTGCTTGTTCTGGTCATCTTCTATCTCAGCCGCAGACTCATCTCCCTGCAGAACGAAATGCAGGATGAGAAATCACTCTACCAGCTGATCGGTGAGACGATGTCTGACTTCATTGTGCTGACAGATCCGAACGGTCTGATCTTGTATGCCTCGCCTTCCCATGCAACTGCACTTGGCTATGTGCCAAGCAAAGGAGCACCGCTCTCCAACTATATCCGTGAAGCCGAAATCTCCTGGGCCAAGCTCAAGAGCGTGGTGCAGTCTTCACCGAGAATATCCGAGCTGCGCATGCGTTCGGCCGAAGGGCATTGGGTGTGGCTGGAGACCAAGGTTACCCCGATTGCGGGCAGCCGCAATTTCCCGGCGCAGTTCATGCTGGTCTCGCGTGAGATTACCCAGCGCAAGCAATATGAGGAGCGGCTGCACAAGCTGGCCTTCTATGATCATCTGACTGCCATTCCCAACCGTGCCCATTTCAAAATGTACATGGAGAACCTGATCAACCAGCCCGAGGAGCGCCGGCAGGAGATCGCCGTGGCGCTGCTGGACTGCGACCGGTTCAAGCAGCTGAATGATACACTCGGCCATCTGGCCGGAGATGAATTCCTGCAGCTCCTCTCCCGGGAGCTGCAGCAGACCGTGAAGGGCTCCGGCCAGGCCTTCCGGATCGGCGGGGACGAATTCGCCGTGGTGCTGCACCGGTTCACCAGCCCGCAAATGCTGGACGAGCTGCTGAACCGTCTGCTCCAGCTATTCAACAAATCCTGGTCCATCAACCAGGGCTCCAGCTTCCACACCTCTGCCAGCATTGGCGTGGCTCTGTACCCGCAGCACGGCAGCAGCATCAACGAGTTGCTCCGTGCCGCCGATCTTGCGATGTACCGCTCCAAGAACCATGGCGGCAATGAGGCTAACCTGTACAGCGAGCATGTGGATAAGAAGTACAGTGATCAGCGGAACTAG
- a CDS encoding ABC transporter permease: protein MMLYQSMKMAFKSILSSKIRAFLTMLGIIIGVSSVIALVAVGQGTTSQITESLSSLGTNQLTVNITGRGATTSLTYEEALALGEIEGVDNVSPIISGNVTAKHGTENVSVSVEGITPAYEEVQDFHVQSGRFLLEMDTEYRQKVALIGSDTAEDLFGTENPVGQKVQINGSSFKIVGLLESKGSTSVGSSDEKLLIPISTAERFLQSKGVRSITLTTTSNDNVDKVKTKLEASLTAKFSAAENAYSVFDSREMLETVNETSATLSMALGGIAGISLFVGGIGIMNIMIVSVNERTREIGIRKAIGAKKKNIMMQFMIESIVLSGTGGLIGVALGLGASWAVGNYTSLNVAPSWNMVLISFSFSLIIGVLFGMIPASKAARMRPIYALRNE, encoded by the coding sequence ATGATGTTGTACCAGAGTATGAAAATGGCCTTCAAAAGTATCCTGAGCAGCAAAATAAGAGCCTTTCTTACCATGCTGGGCATCATTATCGGGGTCTCCTCCGTCATTGCACTTGTCGCTGTGGGTCAGGGCACCACCTCACAGATTACAGAGTCCCTAAGCTCCCTGGGAACCAACCAGCTGACCGTCAACATTACGGGCCGCGGAGCCACCACTTCGCTAACCTACGAGGAGGCCCTGGCCTTGGGTGAGATTGAAGGGGTGGATAATGTATCCCCAATAATCTCCGGGAACGTTACCGCCAAGCACGGTACAGAGAACGTTTCCGTATCCGTTGAAGGCATTACACCTGCCTACGAAGAGGTCCAGGATTTCCATGTGCAATCCGGAAGATTCCTGCTTGAGATGGATACAGAATACCGGCAGAAGGTAGCGTTAATCGGATCAGATACAGCGGAGGATCTATTCGGTACAGAAAATCCTGTAGGCCAAAAGGTACAGATCAACGGAAGCAGCTTCAAGATCGTCGGGCTGCTGGAGAGTAAAGGCTCCACCAGCGTCGGTTCGAGCGACGAGAAGCTGCTGATCCCCATCTCTACAGCCGAACGGTTCCTGCAGAGCAAGGGAGTCCGCTCCATTACGCTCACAACCACTTCCAATGACAATGTGGATAAGGTCAAAACCAAGCTGGAGGCCAGCCTTACAGCCAAATTCAGTGCAGCCGAGAATGCCTACTCTGTCTTTGATTCCCGTGAGATGCTGGAAACGGTGAATGAAACCAGCGCCACTCTGTCCATGGCCCTTGGCGGTATCGCCGGTATTTCGTTATTTGTAGGCGGAATAGGGATTATGAACATTATGATTGTCTCGGTCAATGAGCGAACCAGAGAGATAGGCATCCGCAAGGCCATTGGAGCCAAAAAAAAGAACATTATGATGCAGTTCATGATCGAGTCCATAGTCTTAAGCGGAACCGGGGGCCTGATCGGAGTCGCACTGGGACTTGGCGCCAGCTGGGCTGTCGGTAATTATACCTCCTTGAATGTGGCGCCCTCCTGGAATATGGTGCTGATCTCCTTTTCATTCTCCTTGATCATCGGCGTCCTCTTCGGAATGATTCCTGCAAGCAAGGCTGCAAGAATGCGCCCTATCTATGCGCTGCGCAACGAGTAG